In Alkalihalobacterium alkalinitrilicum, a genomic segment contains:
- a CDS encoding Crp/Fnr family transcriptional regulator: protein MEKRAVEMKRFFSELSPENQQILLDAGTPVIADVGTVLFVEGDYPEFVYLVRSGQVSLSKMTIDGKEFSVHLKQKDELVGEVGLFNEMAISVTAKVVEKAELIRFERTHLEALFCQNGEIAMAFMKWFTRHTQSTQAKFRDLLLCGKTGAIYSTLIRFSNSYGLEHDSGVKINVNLTNQDLANFIGTSRESVNRMLNDLKKEDIIELEEGHIVIKDMQFLKDYLHCGDCPVEICTI from the coding sequence GTGGAGAAGCGAGCGGTAGAAATGAAAAGGTTTTTCAGTGAATTGTCTCCTGAAAACCAGCAGATCCTACTGGATGCAGGGACACCTGTGATCGCAGATGTGGGTACAGTTCTTTTTGTTGAAGGAGATTACCCTGAATTTGTTTATTTAGTTCGATCGGGTCAAGTTAGTTTAAGTAAAATGACGATTGATGGAAAAGAATTCTCGGTACATTTAAAACAAAAAGATGAACTGGTCGGTGAAGTTGGCTTATTCAATGAAATGGCGATTAGCGTAACAGCGAAGGTGGTTGAAAAAGCAGAACTTATACGGTTCGAACGTACACATCTAGAAGCGTTATTTTGCCAAAATGGTGAAATTGCGATGGCATTTATGAAGTGGTTTACGAGGCACACACAATCTACACAAGCTAAATTCCGTGACCTTTTATTATGTGGAAAAACAGGTGCAATTTATTCAACATTAATTCGCTTTTCTAACTCTTACGGTTTAGAACATGATAGTGGTGTGAAAATTAATGTAAACTTAACGAATCAGGACTTAGCTAATTTTATTGGTACGTCAAGAGAAAGTGTAAATCGTATGCTCAATGATCTAAAGAAAGAAGATATCATTGAACTTGAGGAAGGGCATATTGTTATTAAAGACATGCAATTCCTAAAAGATTACCTACATTGCGGTGACTGTCCTGTTGAGATATGTACAATTTAA
- a CDS encoding 4Fe-4S dicluster domain-containing protein, with amino-acid sequence MKKVMYLEFERCIGCRSCQAACRECGGHDAKERNYVEYVDFMESRHTFPMLCMQCKDPACARVCPANAIQITEEGVVLSAMEEKCIGCRNCTFGCPFGIPKFDFEENKMYKCDMCYDRTQYGISPMCASVCPSDAIRFIDFDEMQALRRRRTQMNLIEGKKPTEQDKWQYVPEFFGVYSD; translated from the coding sequence ATGAAAAAAGTCATGTATTTAGAGTTTGAAAGGTGTATCGGCTGCCGCTCGTGTCAAGCGGCGTGCCGCGAATGTGGTGGGCATGATGCGAAAGAGCGGAACTATGTAGAATATGTTGACTTCATGGAGAGCAGACATACGTTCCCAATGCTCTGTATGCAATGTAAAGATCCAGCTTGTGCACGTGTATGTCCAGCAAATGCGATCCAAATTACAGAAGAAGGTGTTGTACTCTCGGCAATGGAAGAAAAGTGTATCGGTTGTCGAAACTGTACATTTGGATGTCCATTCGGAATACCTAAATTCGATTTTGAAGAAAATAAAATGTACAAATGTGATATGTGTTACGACAGAACGCAATACGGGATTTCCCCGATGTGTGCATCAGTTTGTCCAAGTGATGCCATTCGCTTTATCGACTTTGATGAAATGCAAGCGTTACGAAGACGTCGTACACAAATGAATTTAATTGAAGGAAAAAAACCTACTGAGCAAGATAAATGGCAATATGTACCTGAGTTTTTCGGAGTATATTCAGATTAA
- a CDS encoding ubiquinol-cytochrome c reductase iron-sulfur subunit, whose product MTDKKKLGLNKKDSNDDMINLVDNLNRDDDMKFNRRAFLKTAVGTSIALGLATVPFSVRAMLGMAEEEFERTEIAKTADVPKGSSVTFKYPTDNDPALLIHTKNGDWLAYNSACPHLMCPVFYEPEKEELVCPCHKGYFDLHSGQPMAGPPQRELPLIEIDISNGVVYAIGRKVRHG is encoded by the coding sequence ATGACAGATAAAAAGAAACTCGGTCTAAATAAAAAAGATAGTAACGATGACATGATTAATCTCGTCGATAATTTAAATCGCGATGATGATATGAAATTTAATCGCCGTGCCTTTTTAAAAACTGCAGTAGGGACATCAATTGCACTAGGACTTGCAACAGTTCCATTTTCAGTAAGGGCGATGCTCGGAATGGCTGAAGAAGAGTTTGAGCGAACGGAGATTGCTAAGACAGCCGATGTACCAAAAGGAAGCTCGGTAACATTTAAATATCCAACTGACAACGATCCAGCTTTATTAATTCATACGAAAAATGGTGATTGGTTAGCGTATAATAGTGCGTGCCCACACTTAATGTGTCCTGTTTTCTATGAGCCTGAGAAAGAAGAATTAGTATGTCCGTGTCACAAAGGCTATTTTGATCTACATAGTGGGCAGCCGATGGCAGGACCACCTCAGCGTGAACTCCCATTAATTGAAATCGATATTTCAAACGGAGTCGTTTATGCAATTGGAAGGAAAGTTCGCCATGGGTAA